In the genome of Clostridium cagae, one region contains:
- a CDS encoding HDIG domain-containing metalloprotein, whose protein sequence is MEEKKIFLEIEKHLLNDEKPSLFLNEELHKGSFDKYPLSMIKDLREVPQNPKYHPEGNVFIHTMMVVDEGAKRREISNDKRIFMWTLLLHDIGKKPTTKMRKGRLISYDHDKVGAEMAEEFLNYFNENKDFVDYVRKLIRWHMQSLFVVKNTRFQDIEGILRDISVDDIALVSLCDRLGRGGLDDSLIEQTKNDIEFFKKVLNSRK, encoded by the coding sequence ATGGAAGAGAAAAAGATATTTTTAGAGATAGAGAAGCATTTGCTTAATGATGAAAAACCATCTTTGTTTTTAAATGAAGAATTGCATAAAGGTAGTTTTGATAAATATCCGCTATCAATGATTAAAGACTTAAGGGAAGTACCTCAAAATCCTAAGTACCATCCAGAAGGAAATGTATTTATACATACAATGATGGTAGTTGATGAAGGTGCTAAAAGACGTGAAATAAGTAATGATAAGAGAATATTTATGTGGACATTATTATTGCATGATATAGGAAAAAAGCCTACAACTAAAATGAGAAAAGGAAGATTGATTTCATATGATCATGATAAAGTTGGAGCCGAAATGGCAGAAGAGTTTTTAAATTACTTTAATGAAAATAAGGACTTTGTAGATTATGTTAGAAAATTAATAAGATGGCACATGCAAAGTTTATTTGTTGTTAAAAATACAAGGTTTCAAGACATTGAAGGAATATTAAGAGATATTAGTGTAGATGATATAGCATTAGTATCATTATGTGATAGATTGGGTAGAGGGGGATTAGATGATTCATTAATAGAGCAAACAAAAAATGATATAGAATTTTTTAAAAAGGTATTGAATAGCAGGAAATAG